In one Desulfoferula mesophila genomic region, the following are encoded:
- a CDS encoding YebC/PmpR family DNA-binding transcriptional regulator yields MSGHSKWSTIKRKKGAADAKRGQIFTRLMREITVAAKQGGGDIEGNPRLRTAVAAAKGQNMPKENIDRAVKKGTGELEGVTYEEILYEGYGPGGVAFLVECLTDNKNRAAADVRHIFTKRGGSLAKAGAVAYLFEAKGIITFDKDAVDEDALMEAALEAGADDVVDEDDVWEVHCTPSAFNPLNEALRAAGLEPIEAEVTKQASTIVEITDKGEAAKAMALMEALDEADDVQNVYSNFDIDESILAELEDE; encoded by the coding sequence ATGTCCGGTCACTCCAAGTGGAGCACCATCAAGCGCAAGAAGGGCGCCGCCGATGCCAAGCGGGGGCAGATCTTCACCCGGCTCATGCGGGAAATAACCGTGGCCGCCAAGCAGGGCGGCGGTGACATTGAAGGCAACCCCCGCCTGCGAACCGCGGTGGCTGCGGCCAAGGGCCAGAACATGCCCAAGGAGAACATCGACCGGGCCGTCAAAAAGGGCACCGGCGAGCTCGAGGGCGTGACCTACGAGGAGATCCTCTACGAGGGCTACGGTCCCGGCGGCGTGGCCTTTTTGGTGGAGTGCCTCACCGACAACAAGAACCGGGCCGCCGCCGACGTGCGCCACATCTTCACCAAGCGCGGCGGCTCCCTGGCCAAGGCCGGGGCGGTGGCCTATCTGTTCGAGGCCAAGGGCATCATCACCTTTGACAAGGACGCGGTGGACGAGGACGCCTTGATGGAAGCGGCCCTGGAGGCCGGGGCCGACGACGTGGTGGACGAGGACGACGTGTGGGAAGTGCACTGCACGCCCAGCGCCTTCAACCCGCTCAACGAGGCCTTGCGGGCCGCCGGGCTGGAGCCCATTGAGGCCGAGGTGACCAAGCAGGCCAGCACCATAGTGGAGATCACCGACAAGGGCGAGGCAGCCAAGGCCATGGCCCTGATGGAGGCCCTGGACGAGGCCGACGACGTGCAGAACGTCTACTCCAACTTCGACATCGACGAGAGCATTCTGGCCGAACTGGAAGACGAGTAA
- a CDS encoding RlmE family RNA methyltransferase — translation MTRLGSPDAYYRRAKNQGYAARSVFKLQEMDKRYGLLRSGQAVLDLGCHPGSWLQYASQKVGRSGRLVGVDLQEPGVSLPQGSCFIQADLLELTPDQVRERSGVEVFDLVMSDVAPRTSGIKDRDAAQSLELTQAALDMALALLRPGGSFLAKVFFGPGVDDLIRQVKGAFKLGKGHKPDASRSASKEIYILGRGRK, via the coding sequence ATGACCCGTCTAGGAAGCCCAGACGCCTATTACCGCCGGGCCAAAAACCAGGGTTACGCGGCCCGCAGCGTGTTCAAACTGCAGGAGATGGACAAGCGGTACGGGCTGTTGCGCTCCGGACAGGCGGTGCTGGACCTCGGTTGCCACCCAGGTTCCTGGCTGCAGTACGCCTCGCAAAAGGTGGGCCGCTCCGGTCGCCTGGTGGGGGTGGACCTGCAAGAGCCCGGCGTGAGCCTGCCCCAGGGGTCGTGCTTCATCCAGGCCGACCTGTTGGAGCTGACTCCGGATCAGGTGCGGGAGCGCTCGGGGGTGGAGGTGTTCGACCTGGTGATGAGCGACGTGGCCCCGCGAACCAGCGGGATCAAGGACCGCGACGCCGCCCAGTCGCTGGAGTTGACCCAGGCCGCCCTGGACATGGCCCTGGCCCTGCTTCGGCCGGGGGGATCGTTTCTGGCCAAGGTCTTTTTCGGTCCGGGGGTAGACGACTTGATCAGGCAGGTGAAGGGGGCCTTCAAGCTGGGCAAGGGGCACAAGCCCGACGCCAGCCGGTCGGCCAGCAAGGAAATTTACATACTGGGCAGGGGCCGCAAATAG
- a CDS encoding ABC transporter ATP-binding protein yields the protein MLLIEDLQVELSGKLLLRHVDLEIKPGETHVLFGPNGSGKTSLLMTILGMPGYIVKHGRIVFKGEDITHMPIHERAQLGIGMAFQRPPTIHGLKTRQMVGICAHGREVDVEGMAEEVNFSHFLGREVNAGLSGGEIKRSELLQLMAQNPDLMLFDEPESGVDMENMHLVGATIAHLLQKDKAVYHANGASIADSRRKRTKMGLIITHTGYILDYLEADSGHVLYNGILSCPSNPREILRCVAQNGYQECVRCVVPPSEHLLQELPVISQD from the coding sequence ATGCTACTCATCGAAGACCTGCAAGTGGAGCTTTCGGGCAAGCTCTTGCTGCGCCACGTAGACCTGGAGATCAAGCCCGGCGAGACCCACGTGCTCTTCGGGCCCAACGGCTCGGGCAAGACCTCGCTGCTCATGACCATCCTGGGCATGCCCGGCTACATCGTCAAGCACGGGCGCATCGTGTTCAAGGGCGAGGACATCACCCACATGCCCATCCACGAGCGGGCCCAACTGGGCATCGGCATGGCCTTTCAGCGCCCCCCCACCATCCACGGCCTCAAGACCCGCCAGATGGTGGGCATCTGCGCCCACGGCCGCGAGGTGGACGTGGAGGGTATGGCCGAGGAGGTGAACTTCAGCCACTTTTTGGGCCGCGAGGTCAACGCCGGGCTCTCCGGCGGGGAGATCAAGCGCTCGGAGCTGTTGCAGCTCATGGCCCAAAACCCGGACCTGATGCTCTTCGACGAGCCCGAATCCGGGGTGGACATGGAGAACATGCACCTGGTGGGGGCCACCATCGCCCACCTGCTGCAAAAGGACAAGGCCGTCTACCACGCCAACGGCGCCTCCATCGCCGACAGCCGGCGCAAGCGCACCAAGATGGGCCTGATCATCACCCATACCGGCTACATCCTGGACTACCTGGAGGCCGACTCGGGCCACGTGCTCTACAACGGCATCCTGTCCTGCCCCTCCAACCCCCGCGAGATCCTGCGCTGCGTGGCCCAAAACGGCTACCAGGAGTGCGTGCGCTGCGTGGTGCCCCCCAGCGAGCACCTGCTGCAGGAACTGCCCGTTATCAGCCAGGATTAG
- a CDS encoding SufB/SufD family protein: MADQNQLQQRALAAREKTAAIGADLDLSSYEKHAATHQALAEEELCTLPAQEQQDLLLSGVDVSGKDRGGTFIMKDASPLHCSSHQEGVEVLPLKKALEVHPWLWDYYWKLVEVDADKYTAAAQLDLHDGYMIRALPGAKAIHPIQACLYMDQDNIQQNVHNIIIAEEGAELHIISGCATSPHLKKGLHVGISEFFVKKNAKLSFTMIHNWSEGVAVRPRSVATVDEGGLYLSNYVCMRPVNSLQMYPTCHLNGPNAVGRFYSILVGSPTTDIDAGGRVILNHPGCRAEVVSRAITNGGKIMARGHLVGKAPEIKAHLECRGLILGGGAMLAAPFLDGFVDGVEMSHEAAVGKIAQDEINYLMARGLSEDEATATIVRGFLSVDIPGLPPQLQAEIDKAINATDEHGM; the protein is encoded by the coding sequence ATGGCCGATCAAAACCAGTTGCAGCAACGGGCCCTGGCGGCCCGCGAGAAAACCGCCGCCATCGGGGCGGATTTGGATTTGAGCTCCTACGAAAAGCACGCGGCCACCCACCAGGCCCTGGCCGAGGAGGAGCTTTGCACCCTGCCCGCCCAGGAGCAGCAGGACCTGCTGTTGTCCGGGGTGGATGTGAGCGGCAAGGACCGGGGCGGCACCTTCATCATGAAGGACGCCTCGCCCCTGCACTGTTCCAGCCACCAGGAGGGGGTGGAGGTGCTGCCCCTCAAGAAGGCCCTGGAGGTGCATCCCTGGCTCTGGGACTATTACTGGAAGCTGGTGGAGGTGGACGCGGACAAGTACACCGCCGCCGCCCAGTTGGATCTTCACGACGGCTACATGATCCGGGCCCTGCCCGGGGCCAAGGCCATCCATCCCATCCAGGCCTGCCTGTACATGGACCAGGACAACATCCAGCAGAACGTGCACAACATCATCATCGCCGAGGAAGGGGCGGAGCTGCACATCATCAGCGGCTGCGCCACCAGCCCCCATCTCAAAAAGGGCCTCCACGTGGGGATCAGCGAGTTTTTCGTCAAGAAAAACGCCAAGCTGTCCTTCACCATGATCCACAACTGGTCCGAAGGGGTGGCGGTGCGCCCCCGCTCGGTGGCCACGGTGGACGAAGGCGGCCTGTATCTGTCCAACTACGTGTGCATGCGTCCGGTGAACAGCCTACAGATGTACCCCACCTGTCACCTGAACGGCCCGAACGCCGTGGGCCGCTTCTACTCCATATTGGTGGGCTCGCCCACCACCGACATCGACGCCGGGGGGCGGGTGATCCTCAACCACCCCGGCTGCCGGGCCGAGGTGGTGAGCCGGGCCATAACCAACGGCGGCAAGATCATGGCTAGGGGCCATCTGGTGGGCAAGGCGCCGGAGATCAAGGCCCACCTGGAGTGCCGAGGCCTGATCCTGGGCGGCGGGGCCATGCTGGCCGCGCCCTTCCTGGACGGCTTCGTGGACGGGGTGGAGATGAGCCACGAGGCGGCGGTGGGCAAGATCGCCCAGGACGAGATCAACTACCTCATGGCCCGCGGCCTCAGCGAGGACGAGGCCACCGCCACCATCGTGCGCGGTTTCCTTAGCGTGGACATCCCCGGCCTGCCCCCCCAGCTCCAGGCCGAGATCGACAAGGCCATCAACGCCACCGACGAGCACGGCATGTAG
- a CDS encoding N-acyl homoserine lactonase family protein, protein MSDTYEIYALRYAGPEESSRALLIWNRDWEQRVKRAYYFWCLLGPAGPVVVDCAVTPERAAQRKLTNYRPPLELLAALGVEPGEVRHLVLTHLHWDHCGGAAWFPAAQVHVGLADWAFWSQSPLASRSILALLHEPEDLAPLRTAQDQGRLRLHPGDAPLAPGLELLAAPGHSPGLMALQAATKVGQAVVASDCGHTFANFAQDWPSMFIFNLPAWLESMERLRGRVSAPELLFPGHDLKMSEDYPEVAPGVTRLA, encoded by the coding sequence TTGTCCGATACTTACGAAATATACGCCCTGCGCTACGCCGGGCCGGAGGAAAGCTCCCGGGCCCTGCTGATATGGAACCGGGACTGGGAGCAACGGGTAAAGCGGGCCTATTACTTCTGGTGCCTGCTGGGCCCGGCGGGGCCGGTGGTGGTGGACTGCGCGGTGACCCCGGAGCGGGCGGCCCAGCGCAAGCTGACCAACTACCGCCCGCCGCTGGAGCTGCTGGCCGCCCTGGGGGTGGAGCCCGGCGAGGTGCGCCACCTGGTGCTCACCCATTTGCACTGGGACCACTGCGGCGGGGCGGCTTGGTTCCCCGCGGCCCAGGTGCACGTGGGCCTGGCCGATTGGGCGTTCTGGAGCCAGAGCCCCCTGGCGAGCCGCTCCATCCTTGCCCTGCTGCACGAGCCGGAAGACCTGGCCCCCCTGCGGACCGCCCAAGACCAAGGCCGCCTGCGCCTGCACCCGGGCGACGCGCCCCTGGCCCCCGGCCTGGAGCTCCTTGCCGCGCCGGGGCACAGCCCGGGGCTCATGGCCCTTCAGGCGGCCACCAAAGTGGGCCAGGCCGTGGTGGCCAGCGACTGCGGCCACACCTTTGCCAACTTCGCCCAGGACTGGCCCAGCATGTTCATCTTCAACCTGCCCGCCTGGCTGGAGTCCATGGAGCGCCTGCGGGGCCGGGTCTCCGCCCCGGAGCTGTTGTTCCCCGGCCACGACCTCAAAATGAGTGAGGATTATCCGGAAGTCGCGCCGGGAGTCACCCGGTTGGCCTAG
- the groES gene encoding co-chaperone GroES, which yields MKIKPLQDRVIVERLEEETKTAGGIIIPDSAKEKPQQGRILAVGPGKVMENGTKLEMTVKKGDTVLFGKYSGSEVKIDGKEVLIMREDDILGIID from the coding sequence ATGAAAATCAAACCGCTGCAGGACCGCGTGATCGTAGAGCGGCTGGAGGAAGAGACCAAGACCGCCGGCGGCATCATCATCCCCGATTCCGCCAAGGAAAAACCCCAGCAGGGCAGGATTCTGGCAGTGGGCCCCGGCAAGGTCATGGAAAACGGCACCAAGCTGGAAATGACCGTGAAGAAGGGCGACACCGTGCTGTTCGGCAAGTACTCCGGTTCCGAGGTCAAGATCGACGGCAAGGAAGTCCTGATCATGCGCGAGGACGACATCCTGGGCATCATCGACTAA
- the groL gene encoding chaperonin GroEL (60 kDa chaperone family; promotes refolding of misfolded polypeptides especially under stressful conditions; forms two stacked rings of heptamers to form a barrel-shaped 14mer; ends can be capped by GroES; misfolded proteins enter the barrel where they are refolded when GroES binds) — MAKELKYDVKAREAMMKGVDALANAVKVTLGPKGRNVVIEKTFGSPTITKDGVTVAKEIELEDKFQNMGAQMVKEVASKTSDVAGDGTTTATILAQIIYREGSKLVAAGLNPMSIKRGIDKAVEGVVAELQKMSKATKDQNEIAQVGTISANNDTTIGNIIAEAMNQVGKEGVITVEEAKSMETTLEVVEGMQFDRGYLSPYFVTDPEKMEANLDDPYILIHEKKISAMKDLLPVLEQVAKSGRPLLIVAEDIEGEALATLVVNKLRGTLNACAVKAPGFGDRRKAMLEDIAILTGGTVISEDLGVKLDGATLNDLGTAKKVTLDKDNTTIVDGGGSRQALEGRVRTIRAQIEETTSDYDREKLQERLAKLIGGVAVINVGAATETEMKEKKARVEDALNATRAAVEEGIVPGGGVALLRCYDAADKVRDKVKGEEKSGADIIKRALEEPLRQIAMNAGQEGSIVVEKVRTMKGSDGYNAQTNTYEDLLKAGVIDPTKVTRFALQNAASVSGLLLTTECMIAEKPKDDKGGAPAMPGGMGGMGGMGGMY; from the coding sequence ATGGCCAAAGAGCTAAAATATGATGTAAAGGCCCGCGAGGCCATGATGAAGGGCGTCGACGCCCTGGCCAACGCGGTCAAGGTAACCTTGGGCCCCAAGGGCCGCAACGTGGTTATCGAGAAGACCTTCGGTTCGCCGACCATCACCAAGGACGGCGTGACCGTGGCCAAGGAAATCGAGCTCGAGGACAAGTTCCAGAACATGGGCGCCCAGATGGTCAAGGAAGTGGCTTCCAAGACCTCCGACGTGGCCGGCGACGGCACCACCACCGCCACCATCCTGGCCCAGATCATCTACCGCGAGGGCTCCAAGCTCGTGGCCGCCGGCCTTAACCCCATGTCCATCAAGCGCGGCATCGACAAGGCCGTGGAGGGCGTGGTGGCCGAGCTGCAGAAGATGTCCAAGGCCACCAAGGACCAGAACGAGATCGCCCAGGTGGGCACCATCAGCGCCAACAACGACACCACCATCGGCAACATCATCGCCGAGGCCATGAACCAGGTGGGCAAAGAGGGCGTCATCACCGTGGAAGAGGCCAAGAGCATGGAGACCACCCTGGAGGTGGTCGAGGGCATGCAGTTCGACCGCGGCTACCTGAGCCCCTACTTCGTCACCGACCCCGAGAAGATGGAAGCCAACCTGGACGACCCCTACATCCTCATCCACGAAAAGAAAATCAGCGCCATGAAGGACCTGCTGCCCGTGTTGGAGCAGGTGGCCAAGAGCGGCCGTCCCCTGCTGATCGTGGCCGAGGACATTGAGGGCGAAGCCCTGGCCACCCTGGTGGTCAACAAGCTGCGCGGCACCCTGAACGCCTGCGCCGTCAAGGCCCCCGGCTTCGGCGACCGCCGCAAGGCCATGCTGGAAGACATCGCCATCCTCACCGGCGGCACCGTGATCAGCGAGGACCTGGGCGTCAAGCTGGACGGCGCCACCCTGAACGACCTGGGCACCGCCAAGAAGGTGACCCTGGACAAGGACAACACCACCATCGTCGACGGCGGCGGCTCGCGTCAGGCCCTGGAAGGCCGCGTGCGCACCATCCGCGCCCAGATCGAGGAGACCACCAGCGACTACGACCGCGAGAAGCTGCAGGAGCGCCTGGCCAAGCTGATCGGCGGCGTGGCGGTGATCAACGTCGGCGCGGCCACCGAGACCGAGATGAAAGAGAAGAAGGCCCGCGTGGAAGACGCCCTGAACGCCACCCGCGCGGCGGTGGAAGAGGGCATCGTGCCCGGCGGCGGCGTGGCCCTGCTGCGCTGCTACGACGCGGCCGACAAGGTGCGCGACAAGGTCAAGGGCGAGGAGAAATCCGGCGCCGACATCATCAAGCGCGCCCTGGAAGAGCCTCTGCGCCAGATCGCCATGAACGCGGGCCAGGAAGGCTCCATCGTGGTGGAGAAGGTGCGGACCATGAAGGGCTCCGACGGCTACAACGCCCAGACCAACACCTACGAGGACCTCTTGAAGGCCGGCGTCATCGACCCCACCAAGGTGACCCGCTTCGCCCTGCAGAACGCCGCGTCGGTGTCCGGCCTGCTGCTGACCACCGAGTGCATGATCGCCGAGAAGCCCAAGGACGACAAGGGCGGCGCCCCGGCCATGCCCGGCGGCATGGGCGGCATGGGCGGCATGGGCGGTATGTACTAG
- a CDS encoding transporter, whose amino-acid sequence MLRAALALAGLAWLFMAASAWAGPPFFTDDPVPVPYRHWELYLATQDLKEQGGGSGTAPHFEANYGALPELQLHLIVPLAWDRPEGEGTAYGLGDLELGAKYRLLREGEIMPQVGVFPLVTLPTGDQERGLGSGQCDVFVPLWLQKSWGAWTSYGGGGYWINPGSGNRNYWFTGVVVQRQFSDWLALGGELYHTIPDTVEGGEHTGYNLGAMVDFTPEQHLLVSAGSDLSGDTDLTFYLGYQLTWGPPDKDK is encoded by the coding sequence TTGCTTCGGGCCGCCCTGGCTCTAGCCGGGCTGGCCTGGCTGTTCATGGCCGCATCGGCCTGGGCGGGCCCGCCTTTTTTCACCGACGACCCGGTGCCGGTGCCCTACCGCCACTGGGAGCTGTACCTGGCCACCCAGGACTTGAAGGAACAGGGCGGCGGCTCCGGCACCGCGCCCCATTTCGAGGCCAACTACGGGGCCTTGCCCGAGTTGCAACTGCACCTGATCGTGCCCCTGGCCTGGGATCGGCCCGAAGGCGAGGGCACCGCCTACGGCCTGGGCGATCTGGAACTGGGGGCCAAGTACCGGCTGCTGCGAGAGGGCGAAATCATGCCCCAGGTGGGGGTGTTCCCCCTGGTCACCCTGCCCACCGGCGACCAGGAGCGCGGCCTGGGCTCGGGCCAATGCGACGTGTTTGTGCCTCTGTGGCTGCAAAAGAGCTGGGGAGCCTGGACCTCTTACGGCGGCGGGGGGTATTGGATCAATCCGGGCTCGGGCAACCGCAACTACTGGTTCACCGGGGTGGTGGTGCAGCGGCAGTTCAGCGATTGGCTGGCCCTGGGCGGGGAGCTGTACCACACCATCCCCGATACCGTGGAAGGCGGCGAGCACACCGGTTACAACCTGGGGGCCATGGTCGATTTCACGCCGGAGCAGCATCTGCTCGTCTCGGCGGGCAGCGACCTCAGCGGCGACACCGACCTGACTTTCTACTTGGGCTACCAACTCACCTGGGGCCCGCCGGACAAGGACAAGTAA
- a CDS encoding peroxiredoxin family protein, which produces MRILALASLLMVLCLAAPALALVGPGVPLANVTLPDTQGNQHRLADLVKDKAAVIVYWSVSCPHCRTEIPRLMALDKELEGNPMVMLFVNADGKAMTPAVKAYAQQEGLPQPWLMDMGPNDSLPLADAYDLIATPAVLVLDKKGTLLLAQEIKPDLKQVKQALRNAF; this is translated from the coding sequence GTGCGAATCCTCGCCCTTGCAAGCCTTTTGATGGTCCTGTGCCTGGCCGCCCCCGCCCTGGCCCTGGTGGGTCCGGGGGTTCCCCTGGCCAACGTCACCCTGCCCGACACCCAAGGCAACCAGCACCGCCTGGCCGATCTGGTCAAGGACAAGGCGGCGGTGATCGTCTATTGGTCGGTGAGCTGCCCCCACTGCCGCACTGAAATCCCCCGGCTGATGGCCCTGGACAAGGAGCTTGAAGGCAACCCCATGGTGATGCTGTTCGTCAACGCCGACGGTAAGGCCATGACCCCGGCGGTGAAGGCCTACGCCCAGCAAGAGGGGCTGCCCCAGCCCTGGCTCATGGACATGGGACCTAACGACTCCCTGCCCCTGGCCGACGCCTATGACCTCATCGCCACCCCCGCGGTGCTGGTCTTGGACAAGAAGGGCACCCTGCTGTTGGCCCAGGAGATCAAGCCCGACCTCAAGCAGGTGAAACAGGCCCTGCGCAACGCCTTCTAG
- a CDS encoding MBL fold metallo-hydrolase: MIQISQHGPVTRFKMGREIDGRVMYWCAAYQVGDVLIDSGCVHTAPDLLGALRGRGVRAVLNTHHHEDHIGGNALLARELGVELWAPAASLERLAAPEKELYPYQMLMWGPAPPSRPRALGREVRAGEFRLEVIPAPGHSDDLVVYYEPVQGWAFVSDLWVAARQKTSRDHENSRRILTAQKALAERQPRVMFTGLGEVVEPADPALAESIAFLEQMADQVLGMVSRGMEPPEMVKVLFGRESSLMGMTQDQLSYENFVRSFLKGA, encoded by the coding sequence ATGATCCAAATCAGCCAGCACGGGCCGGTTACCCGGTTCAAGATGGGCCGGGAGATCGACGGCCGGGTGATGTACTGGTGCGCCGCCTACCAGGTGGGCGACGTGCTCATCGACAGCGGCTGCGTCCACACCGCACCCGACCTGCTGGGGGCGCTGCGGGGCCGGGGGGTGCGCGCGGTGCTCAACACCCATCACCACGAGGACCACATAGGGGGCAACGCGCTTTTGGCCCGGGAGCTGGGCGTGGAGCTGTGGGCCCCCGCCGCCTCCCTGGAGCGCCTGGCCGCGCCGGAAAAGGAGCTCTACCCCTACCAGATGCTCATGTGGGGCCCGGCCCCGCCCAGCCGCCCCCGGGCCCTGGGGCGCGAGGTGAGGGCAGGGGAGTTTCGCCTGGAGGTGATCCCCGCCCCCGGCCACAGCGACGATTTGGTGGTGTATTACGAGCCCGTCCAGGGCTGGGCCTTTGTCAGCGACCTGTGGGTGGCCGCCCGGCAAAAGACCAGCCGGGACCATGAGAACAGCCGCCGGATATTGACCGCCCAAAAGGCCCTGGCCGAGCGGCAGCCCCGGGTTATGTTCACCGGCCTGGGCGAGGTGGTGGAGCCCGCCGACCCGGCCCTGGCCGAGAGCATCGCCTTTTTGGAGCAGATGGCCGACCAGGTGCTGGGCATGGTCTCCCGGGGCATGGAGCCCCCGGAGATGGTGAAAGTGCTTTTCGGCCGGGAGAGCAGCCTCATGGGCATGACCCAGGACCAACTCTCTTACGAGAACTTCGTGCGCTCGTTCCTCAAGGGTGCTTGA
- a CDS encoding TRAP transporter TatT component family protein, producing the protein MTSALRKLFAAAALALLCLALAGAAYAATTAELIAQGDALYAQRADLAKAKQAAGLYEQALKADPKSEAAAWKLSRTQYWVGMHAPKEQKLAIFQSGVDAAKQAIAINPKSLPGHYWLGVNYGVYGSAKGIMESLSLVDPIKNEMAAVIELDPNYEAGGPYRVLGRLYYKLPGLFGGDNEKAIEYLQTAVKKGPHRYINQIYLAEVYFDEDKGHEANQLLQAVINGPVEPDYGPEDAEWKAQAKKMLERK; encoded by the coding sequence ATGACGTCCGCGCTTAGGAAACTATTTGCCGCCGCCGCTTTGGCGCTGCTGTGCCTGGCCCTAGCCGGGGCCGCCTATGCCGCCACCACCGCCGAGCTCATCGCCCAGGGCGACGCGCTCTACGCCCAGCGGGCCGACCTGGCCAAGGCCAAGCAGGCGGCCGGGCTCTATGAACAGGCCCTCAAGGCCGATCCCAAGAGCGAAGCGGCCGCCTGGAAGCTCTCGCGCACCCAGTATTGGGTGGGCATGCACGCGCCCAAGGAGCAAAAGCTGGCCATATTCCAATCCGGGGTGGACGCGGCCAAGCAGGCCATCGCCATCAACCCCAAGAGCCTGCCCGGCCACTACTGGCTGGGGGTGAACTACGGGGTCTACGGCAGCGCCAAGGGGATCATGGAGAGCCTGTCGTTGGTGGACCCCATCAAGAACGAGATGGCCGCGGTGATCGAGCTGGACCCCAACTACGAGGCCGGCGGGCCCTACCGGGTGCTGGGGCGGCTGTACTATAAGCTTCCGGGCCTGTTCGGCGGGGACAACGAAAAGGCCATAGAGTATTTGCAGACCGCGGTCAAGAAGGGGCCTCACCGCTACATCAACCAGATCTACCTGGCCGAGGTATACTTTGACGAGGACAAGGGTCACGAAGCCAACCAGCTGCTCCAGGCGGTGATCAACGGGCCGGTGGAGCCGGACTACGGGCCCGAGGACGCCGAATGGAAGGCCCAGGCCAAGAAGATGCTGGAACGCAAGTAA
- a CDS encoding ferredoxin: MPRRPVVDMAACTLCEGCLDLAPQVFRLNQAGGYIEVTEMDTYPPEVDEAMADCPADAIAWEETS; this comes from the coding sequence ATGCCCCGACGACCGGTGGTGGACATGGCCGCCTGCACCCTGTGCGAGGGTTGCCTGGACCTAGCCCCCCAGGTGTTTCGCCTGAACCAGGCGGGCGGCTACATCGAAGTGACCGAAATGGATACCTACCCGCCGGAGGTGGACGAGGCGATGGCCGATTGCCCGGCCGACGCCATAGCCTGGGAGGAGACCTCATGA
- a CDS encoding rubredoxin-like domain-containing protein produces MKRWRCTVCGYVHEGKRPPAKCPQCGADENRFVLLEPLVPELETLVRAAFAGEAKAAARNQAFARQAAKEGLPQVAALFQAVAEAEAVHAKEMLNYMEGEVGDTEANLQAAFEHELAAKAEHYPPILAAAVKAKRPDLEWALVRARDVEARHAELYKRALSALAGGREVTYYVCEVCGYVFEDHTPETCPVCRSGKDSFKRIG; encoded by the coding sequence ATGAAACGCTGGCGCTGCACCGTATGCGGCTATGTGCACGAGGGCAAGCGCCCCCCGGCCAAGTGTCCCCAGTGCGGGGCCGACGAGAACCGTTTTGTGCTGCTGGAGCCCCTGGTCCCGGAGTTGGAGACCCTGGTGCGCGCCGCCTTTGCCGGCGAGGCCAAGGCCGCCGCGCGCAACCAGGCCTTTGCCCGCCAGGCGGCCAAGGAGGGCCTGCCCCAGGTGGCCGCCCTGTTCCAGGCGGTGGCCGAGGCCGAAGCGGTGCACGCCAAGGAGATGCTCAACTATATGGAGGGGGAGGTGGGCGACACCGAGGCCAACCTCCAGGCCGCCTTTGAGCATGAGCTGGCCGCCAAGGCCGAGCACTACCCGCCCATCCTGGCCGCGGCGGTAAAGGCCAAGCGCCCGGACCTGGAATGGGCCCTGGTGCGGGCCCGGGACGTGGAGGCCCGCCACGCCGAGTTGTACAAGCGGGCCCTGTCGGCCCTGGCCGGGGGGCGGGAGGTCACTTATTACGTGTGCGAGGTTTGCGGCTACGTGTTCGAGGACCACACCCCGGAGACCTGCCCGGTGTGCCGCAGCGGCAAGGACAGCTTTAAACGGATAGGGTGA
- a CDS encoding MauE/DoxX family redox-associated membrane protein codes for MRGLGQLVSLACRLFLAGLYLWAAHDKVWDPASFAAAMARYDLLPLVLVNSASVLLAWLELVMGLCLLVGLATRAAALWAAGLLAFFTGLMIYAGITGVGFDCGCFPGQAGHPAGYEAAVRDALMMLPALWLLVLPGTWLSLGGRRRDRSDRLTLSV; via the coding sequence ATGAGGGGCCTGGGCCAACTCGTCTCCCTGGCCTGCCGCCTGTTTTTGGCCGGGCTGTATTTGTGGGCGGCCCACGACAAGGTGTGGGACCCGGCCTCCTTCGCGGCGGCCATGGCCCGCTACGACCTCTTGCCCCTGGTGCTGGTCAACTCGGCCAGCGTGCTCTTGGCCTGGCTGGAGCTGGTGATGGGCCTGTGTCTGCTGGTGGGCCTGGCCACCCGGGCGGCGGCCCTGTGGGCGGCGGGGCTGTTGGCCTTTTTCACCGGCCTGATGATCTACGCCGGCATCACCGGGGTGGGTTTCGACTGCGGCTGCTTCCCCGGCCAGGCGGGACACCCGGCGGGCTACGAGGCGGCGGTGCGCGACGCCCTAATGATGCTGCCCGCGTTGTGGCTGCTGGTCCTGCCCGGCACCTGGCTCTCCCTGGGGGGCCGCCGCCGGGACCGCTCGGACCGGCTCACCCTATCCGTTTAA